TTGCCTCAGCTAATTCACCTTCAGTTGGTTCTCTTCCGAACGTTGGTCCCAACCCCTCTTTCCCTTTAAAGAGTGCCTACAATACAGCAAAAGCATCTTAGTATCAGAACAATCCCAGTTGAAAGGCGATATTATAGATATGAGAaacgaaaaaaaagaagaagattccTTCAGTAAGAAGATAGAAGGCTTACCTTCATAGGTTGCATCAACTTGAACAACCAAACATGCTCAGTGGAAGGAAGAACAGGAGGTATTTTCATCCTCTTCCAGTCCAAGCTTCCCAACTCAGTTGCACCGGAATACCCCCTTACCAGCTGTTCAATCTTCTCAGGTTCGTCCTTACCATCTTTTCTCTTCCGAACTGAAGCAATTGCCTCCACTAACTCTTCTTTCCTCTTTCCCAATGCAATCCTTTTATCAAGATCCAATCGCTTTGCCTTCCTTTCCCGGCTCCTGACAACGATTTTACTAGTTCTGACGACCACTATGTCATCTTCACCGCTCTTCTTTCTCCTACGGCCTCTCCTCTTCACACCATCAACATGTTCCAGGTCAGAAGTTTCAACTGTGGGGCAAAGCTTGTAAATACTTTCAAGTTTGGCAGCGGCCTCATTGTAGTCCACTTCCCAGCTATTCGGAGAAACTTCATTGGCAGAGATTGATTTTACCCTTTTTGTAGGTTTGCTAGATCGTCCTACTTTCTTTTGATGCTCTTTAGGTCTTTCTATGTGCAACGGAATTTGCTCATTTGACGCTATCAGGGTGGTGTTATCGGATTTATCAGCTTTAAATGCAACAACCGAAGGCCTTTTCATTGAGAAGCGACTAGTCGAAACTTTGGTGCTCAATCCTAGTGGTGTCCGAGCAGCTGAGCTAGAAACAGTCACAACTCCCATGCCAAGATAATGCCTTGGGTGATGGTCCTAGATTATAATATACCAGAGCTCCCGCACAGTAGAATCACTGCAGCCGATGATCATAGTAATTTCAAAGACACAAGTcattaaatgaaaaaaagaaaagagtagcAATCCCATGATTATTTGACAGTCGCGTAGCAATCTCTACTCATAATTCTAGATTGATCCAGACaaaaatagataaaatttcACACCATTCTCTCTCAAGATCAATGATATATCAGATAAATCACAATTATCAGAATTTCCGTATCAGCCTGTGAAGTTTAACAATGCAATTCAAAAGAGGCGGAATTTTCTCTACGTTTTCAAAGAAAGAACAGCATTCCGAAGCAGAGAGACAACATACCTACAAGGACAGTTCAGAACTAAAGCCCAAGTTGTCGAGATTCAGGTAGAATTTTGTACCGAAGGGATTTTGCGTATTAATAGATGAAAGAATTAAAAACACGAGCACAAATTATACATTTCGCACATCGACGGCTAAAAACCGAAGTCTGTAAATCTACGGCGAAGACGGTGTCAACGTATGTTGAAAGAAAAGTCAATTGACGACGTGGCGAGTGGTGGAAGCAGGAGCTGCAATGAGACAACGTCTGACGTGGGAGTCGATATATCTCTCGTAAAAAGCAATGGATTAAAGTTGAGACACGTGGATGGTATTTGTTGGTTATGAGATATTTACAAAACTTGTTCTGGTGGCGTGAGGTTCCCCTACGTCGCCTGACTGCAGCCATTTGAAATGTCAGGCTTCAGGAAGACCAAGCTAAAGCCAAGGCCCAAGCTCAAATGCATAGGAGGTCCACTATCTAAAGGCTTGGACCTAAAACCGAGGTTCGCAACTGTGTTGGACACTTGGACATTCAGTTTAGTTGCGTGGGCTGGTATTGCTAACCTGAGAGAAGGCATTTTACCTTTACAGgagttaaattaaaatatttaaatttatatttaatacGGATTCCTGTTTTAGCAATTGGAGATATGTTTTTTATAGGAATCGAATCTTGGATAATgcacacacatatgcctaacccagttAACTGACAACCGAGTCATCTCTCTTTGATAATTGGAGATGTGTTTCCACGATTGCTTATTAAAAGCATGTGAATTGTAGCATTTAACTACGTGGGTGGTAGTATAATAGGTGAATTTCTCTAGAACCAAACTATATAGACTCGGAAGTCTTAAGTTCAATTTTTACTGGGAGCAATACATTTGTGGTCACTCTCtgaatttttgttcaacttaCTTACCTGTAGTTAGGTGAGAAATTTTTATGA
This sequence is a window from Tripterygium wilfordii isolate XIE 37 chromosome 8, ASM1340144v1, whole genome shotgun sequence. Protein-coding genes within it:
- the LOC120004489 gene encoding RNA polymerase sigma factor sigE, chloroplastic/mitochondrial-like — its product is MGVVTVSSSAARTPLGLSTKVSTSRFSMKRPSVVAFKADKSDNTTLIASNEQIPLHIERPKEHQKKVGRSSKPTKRVKSISANEVSPNSWEVDYNEAAAKLESIYKLCPTVETSDLEHVDGVKRRGRRRKKSGEDDIVVVRTSKIVVRSRERKAKRLDLDKRIALGKRKEELVEAIASVRKRKDGKDEPEKIEQLVRGYSGATELGSLDWKRMKIPPVLPSTEHVWLFKLMQPMKALFKGKEGLGPTFGREPTEGELAEATNMSVFQLRKQIEVGQAARNKLIKHNLRLVLFVMNKYFQDLANGSKFQDLCQAGVTGLITTIDRFEPGRKLRLSTYGLFWIRHTIIRSMTLSSFQRVSFGLQSVRLEIQRAKLELLIELQREPTEEEIIKKVGISPKRYREVIRASKAVLSLHSRHATTQEEFINGITDFEGDNQRQPALLRLALDDVLDSLKPKESLVIRQRYGLDGKGNRTLGEIAGNLNISREMVRKYEVKALMKLKHPTRVQYLCRYIV